The Ictalurus punctatus breed USDA103 chromosome 9, Coco_2.0, whole genome shotgun sequence genome contains a region encoding:
- the srrm1 gene encoding serine/arginine repetitive matrix protein 1 isoform X5: MMQINLTGFLNGKNAREFMKDLWPLLLSAQENIAGIPSAFLEQKKEEIKLRQESLAVLKKVDEDKKDRESKEKAQNRSPKRPFLRSFFDSRRKSRSPAKRERKRSHSRSPRRNPSPPALPLPSPPSQKPEPQPEPDQSESSKPEPLVLEASSTSDLANDAKPDSVSEVPKDASPEKPAKAEDKPKPRDPKERDREKDGRRDRPRHRTRSRSPRPRRRHRSRSRSYSPRRKPSPRRRVSPRRRSPPRRPPPSRHRRSRSPARRRRSRSRSSSGSSSSRSPHKRPAKRGSVTPPRKQPRRTDTSSSPSGRRRSPSGSNRRPAGRNESPSPAPKPRRSDLSESEEDKLGKGAPVDSVQQRRQYRRQNQQSSSETGSSSSSSEDEGPRRPGRGPPARNGDIRRRRSHSPVSPRRRHRDASPRKRRSPSPRRHRSPSPRRRRSPSPPPRRRSPSPPPRRYSPPIQRRYSPLPLSTHKRRPSPSPAPPKRSSPRSSSSPPPRSRRSPPMSSSGRQGSPQSRYPPAGSSPQRRGQSPAHGRAIRRVSRTPERTPPCKTQRGSQSPRPMRRQSSRSRSASPDRFPASSAAASGSLKRPAPASASPSPSPARSASGSPPPPAPPPPPPAKKASSASPSPSPNKNSDVDVGKKKKKKKEKKHKKDKKHKKHKKHKKEKSAAAAPGDGQENARVEEEHESDQKKESESEVDDSLDDLEKHLREKALRSMRKAQISPPQS, translated from the exons ATGATGCAGATTAACTTGACCGGTTTCCTGAACGGGAAGAACGCACGTGAGTTCATGAAGGACCTCTGGCCCCTGCTGCTGAGCGCCCAGGAGAACATCGCCGGGATCCCGTCCGCCTTTCTCGAGCAGAAGAAAGAGGAGATCAAGCTCAGACAG GAGTCTCTGGCAGTTCTGAAAAAGGTAGACGAAGataagaaagacagagagagcaaagAGAAAGCTCAGAACAGGAGTCCCAAACG ACCTTTCCTCAGATCTTTTTTTGACTCCAGGAGAAAATCTCGTTCACCGGCAAAGCGCGAAAGGAAACGCAGCCACTCTCGCTCGCCTCGACGCAATCCCAGCCCGCCAGCTCTGCCCCTGCCCAGTCCACCCAGCCAAAAACCCGAGCCCCAGCCAGAGCCCGACCAATCGGAGAGCTCCAAACCAGAACCGCTGGTCCTGGAGGCCTCCTCTACCAG TGATTTGGCGAACGACGCAAAACCGGATTCGGTGTCTGAGGTTCCCAAGGACGCGTCTCCGGAGAAACCCGCAAAGGCAGAGGACAAACCGAAGCCGAGAGATCCGAAAGAACGGGACCGGGAGAAAGATGGACGGCGAGATCGTCCACGTCATCGCACGCGGTCTCGCTCGCCCCGCCCCCGGCGACGCCACCGGTCACGCTCTCG GTCGTACTCGCCCCGGCGCAAACCAAGTCCAAGGAGACGCGTCTCCCCCCGACGCAGGAGTCCTCCGAGACGGCCACCTCCTTCCAGACACAGGCGCAGCCGCTCACCTGCCCGCAG GCGGCGTTCACGTTCTCGCTCGTCTTCAGGCAGCTCGTCCTCGCGCTCGCCTCATAAGAGACCCGCTAAACGCGGCTCCGTCACGCCGCCCAGGAAACAACCACGCCGCACTGACACGTCCTCCAGCCCCAGCGGGAGGCGCCGCAGCCCCTCag GTTCAAATCGGCGACCCGCTGGAAGAAACGAGTCGCCGTCTCCTGCTCCTAAACCCAGACGATCAGACCTATCagaatcag AGGAGGATAAGTTGGGGAAAGGGGCACCGGTCGATTCGGTCCAGCAGCGACGGCAGTATCGCAGACAGAATCAGCAGTCCTCTTcag agaccggatcatcctcctcatcctcagaggACGAAGGGCCGAGGAGGCCAGGCAGAGGGCCACCAGCAAGGAACGGCGACATCAGGAGGAGGCGGAGTCACTCACCCGTGTCGCCTAGGAGACGGCACAGGGATGCATCACCGAG aaAGAGACGTTCTCCGTCTCCTCGACGTCACCGCTCGCCTTCACCCAGACGCCGTCGCTCACCGTCACCTCCACCCAGACGCAG gtcgCCCTCGCCCCCTCCTCGCCGCTATTCCCCGCCCATCCAGCGTCGCTACAGCCCCTTGCCTCTTTCCACTCACAAGAGACGCCCTTCTCCTTCGCCTGCTCCTCCGAAGCGCAGCAGTCCTCGCTCGTCTTCCTCTCCCCCTCCACGCTCACGCCGCAGCCCACCCATGTCCTCCTCAGGACGCCAGGGCAGCCCTCAGAGCAGATACCCACCCGCGGGGTCGTCTCCGCAGCGGCGCGGACAGTCTCCCGCTCACGGCAGAGCCATACGCAGGGTGTCGCGTACACCTGAGCGTACACCTCCGTGTAAGACACAGAG AGGGTCTCAGAGTCCACGGCCAATGAGAAGACAGTCATCTCGTTCGCGCTCTGCCTCTCCCGATCGTTTCCCAGCATCCTCGGCGGCAGCTTCCGGGTCTCTCAAGCGGCCGGCTCCTGCGTCTGCGTCCCCGTCTCCTTCTCCCGCCCGCTCGGCCAGcggctctcctcctcctcctgcccctcctcctccacctccggCCAAGAAGGCCAGCAGCGCCTCGCCAAGCCCCTCGCCCAACAAG AACTCTGATGTTGATGTCggcaagaaaaagaagaaaaagaaggagaagaaacaCAAGAAGGACAAGAAGCACAAGAAACACAAGAAACACAAGAAGGAGAAAAGCGCCGCCGCAGCGCCAGGGGATGGACAGGAAAACGCTCGGGTGGAGGAAGAGCACGAATCCGATCAGAAAAAG GAATCAGAGAGTGAAGTAGACGACAGTCTGGATGATCTGGAGAAGCACCTGAGGGAAAAGGCACTGCGCTCCATGAGGAAAGCCCAGATTTCCCCGCCCCAGTCCtga